ACGCCGGCTGCAGGACCAGCAGGGTGACCTCACGACGGTCATCGAGGAGATGGCCACAGGCGTTCGGATCATCAAGGCCTTCGGCCGCATGCCGCTGATGCAGCAGCGGTTCGAGGACCAGGCCCGTCTGCTGCGCGCGACCAGCCTGACAGGCATCGAGGCGCGCTCCCGGCTGTGGACCCAGATCAACCTGCTCCCCAACCTGTCGCTCGTCGCGGTGCTGCTGCTCGGCGGCCTCAACGTGGTGCAGGGCACCCTCACCATCGGCGGCCTGGTCGCGTTCATGAACTACGTGTTCATGCTCACCTGGCCGATGGACGCCATCGGCTGGGTGCTTTCGATGAGCGAGGAATGCCAGACGGCCTCCGAGCGCCTGAGCGAGGTGCTCGACTCGCGTCCGCAGATCGCCGACCGCGCCGGGGCCCGAACCCTGGAGCGCTGCCGGGGCCACCTCGAATTTCGAGGCGTCGGCTTCAGGTATCCCAAGTCGGACGAGTGGATCCTGCGCGGCCTCAACCTGGTTGTCGAGCCAGGCGAGACCGTCGGCATCGTGGGGCGCACAGGGAGCGGCAAGACCACCCTGGCCTATCTGCTGCCTCGTCTGTACGACGTCGCGGAAGGGCAGGTGCTGCTGGATGGTATCGACGTCCGCGACCTGCGCTTGCGCTCGCTGCGATCACATATCGGTGTCGCTTTCGAAGATCCGATCCTGTTCTCCGCGTCCGTCCACGAGAACCTGGTCATGGGCAGGCCGGTGGTGTCCGACGAGGAGCTGAAGCGGGCCATCGAGGTCGCGCAGGCGGGGTTTGTTTGGGACCTGCCTTGGGGCCTGGAGACTCGCGTCGGCGAGCAGGGCTACACGCTGTCGGGCGGGCAGCGCCAGCGGCTGGCCCTGGCGCGAGCGGTTCTCGGAGCGCCAGCGGTGCTCGTGCTGGACGATCCGCTGTCGTCGGTCGACGTCCACACCGAGGCGCTGATCGAGGAATCGCTCGCCCGCGTCCTCCAGGGCGTGACCGGGCTTTTGGTCGTGCACCGGCCGTCCACGCTTGCGCTCGCCGACCGGGTGGCGCTCGTCGACGGGGGTACCGTCGCCGCCGCGGGCACCCACAGCGAGCTGATGAGCTCCAACGAGCTCTATCGCGCATTGCTCTCGCAGGAGTACGAGGCGAGCGCCAAGGAGGCGTCGGCTTGAGCGCCCCGGCTCCGGCCGATCGCTGGCGCGGCGTCGCCGCCGAGGACGTGGATGAGTTCTCGGCGAGCGTCGCCGGCCTGCTGCGCATGCGCAGCCGCCGGTTGCTGGCGAGGCTGGCGCGACCGTACCGCTGGGAGCTCGCGCTCGCGGGCCTGCTCATCCTGGTCCGGTCCGCCGCCTACCTCGCTCTTCCCTACCTGGTGGGTCTCGGCATCGACAGGGGGATCCGGCCCGGCCGCAGCGGCAACCTGACGACCCTGGTCCTGATCGTTGCCGCCCTCCTGCTCGCCCTGCTGATCAATGCGGCCGCCAACTACGCCTTCCTCCGGCTGTCCGGCCGCATCGGCGCGGACGTGTTGCTGGACCTTCGCAAGACGCTCTTCGCGCACGTGCAGGAGCTCTCGCTCTCCT
Above is a genomic segment from bacterium containing:
- a CDS encoding ABC transporter ATP-binding protein, producing MGLVVVFGLSQVGSLAAAASIPKVIQYIIDGPIADHQLGRLQPMAAVLVLIGLLEFAFIFLRRNYSGVASLRMETDLRNDFYAHLQDLQVAFHDNWQSGQLLSRAISDIATVRRFVSFGLIWFLQTFVTFAVVLVLMLALDWELALVVVLCMLPIAFFSHRFHDRYKVIARRLQDQQGDLTTVIEEMATGVRIIKAFGRMPLMQQRFEDQARLLRATSLTGIEARSRLWTQINLLPNLSLVAVLLLGGLNVVQGTLTIGGLVAFMNYVFMLTWPMDAIGWVLSMSEECQTASERLSEVLDSRPQIADRAGARTLERCRGHLEFRGVGFRYPKSDEWILRGLNLVVEPGETVGIVGRTGSGKTTLAYLLPRLYDVAEGQVLLDGIDVRDLRLRSLRSHIGVAFEDPILFSASVHENLVMGRPVVSDEELKRAIEVAQAGFVWDLPWGLETRVGEQGYTLSGGQRQRLALARAVLGAPAVLVLDDPLSSVDVHTEALIEESLARVLQGVTGLLVVHRPSTLALADRVALVDGGTVAAAGTHSELMSSNELYRALLSQEYEASAKEASA